One window of the Archangium primigenium genome contains the following:
- a CDS encoding DUF3592 domain-containing protein, producing the protein MRSPYPAVLLAVILMMAPLVVANGLIFRVLAHQYLSASHPRASGLITHSEVVSEGEETYTFEVRYTYVVKGLTYESDRYRYAAWSGGEDRARDFARRFPVGARVPVFHDPESPWEAVLVTGIDGMYLFLLMFVTPFNAAMFMGVRHLLLDKEGLSGMFKRPDSVYDLPEEDLSPLAMGIGTVGIASCVALVVMFMAMSLTSSLIPLVLIWGAVLATGVYFARKQHAELAKARMRQCRTRTRSRSP; encoded by the coding sequence ATGCGTTCCCCGTATCCCGCCGTGCTGTTGGCGGTCATCCTCATGATGGCCCCCCTGGTGGTGGCCAATGGGCTGATCTTCCGCGTCCTGGCGCATCAGTACCTCTCCGCGTCCCATCCCCGCGCTTCCGGCCTCATCACGCACAGCGAGGTGGTGTCCGAGGGCGAGGAGACCTACACGTTCGAGGTGCGCTACACCTACGTGGTCAAGGGGCTGACGTACGAGAGTGACCGATACCGCTACGCCGCGTGGAGCGGGGGTGAGGACAGGGCGCGGGACTTCGCGCGGCGCTTTCCCGTGGGGGCGCGCGTCCCGGTGTTCCACGACCCGGAGTCGCCGTGGGAGGCGGTGCTCGTCACCGGCATTGATGGGATGTACCTCTTCCTGCTGATGTTCGTGACCCCGTTCAACGCGGCGATGTTCATGGGCGTGCGGCACCTGCTGCTCGACAAGGAAGGCCTGTCGGGGATGTTCAAGCGCCCGGACTCCGTCTACGACTTGCCGGAAGAGGACCTGAGCCCCCTGGCCATGGGCATTGGCACCGTGGGAATCGCCTCCTGCGTGGCGCTCGTCGTGATGTTCATGGCGATGTCGCTCACTTCGTCGCTGATTCCCCTGGTGCTCATCTGGGGGGCGGTCCTCGCCACGGGCGTGTACTTCGCGAGGAAACAGCACGCGGAGCTCGCGAAAGCCAGGATGAGGCAATGCCGCACCCGTACCCGCTCCCGCTCCCCGTGA
- a CDS encoding class I SAM-dependent methyltransferase, translated as MNQGQPSKTAEWVARQRAVHQVRDQSRLVLQDPLAVRILSEDQRSKLLLSEDIHQEFYDQDMRAYMVARSRYAEDTLERAVAAGVRQYVLLGAGLDTFAYRNPFVDVRVFEVDHPATQAWKRERLASAAIPIPEHLTFAPVDFESQTIEEGLRAVDFQWDQPALFCWLGVTYYLTLEAFQNTLAFLAARHPGSGLVLDYILDWERLNEREQRTLERTSERVASMGEPFKTFFTPEQMEAHLTKAGFTGLEDIGSQGINARYFTHRTDDLALNNWVGRLVSAWRPVG; from the coding sequence ATGAATCAAGGCCAGCCCAGCAAGACCGCGGAGTGGGTCGCCCGTCAGCGCGCGGTGCACCAGGTGCGCGACCAGTCACGGCTCGTCCTCCAGGATCCCCTCGCCGTGCGCATCCTCTCCGAGGATCAGCGCTCGAAGCTGCTGCTCTCGGAGGACATCCACCAGGAGTTCTACGATCAGGACATGCGGGCCTACATGGTGGCGCGCAGCCGCTACGCGGAGGACACGCTCGAGCGGGCCGTCGCCGCGGGCGTCAGGCAATACGTCCTGCTCGGGGCGGGTCTGGACACCTTCGCCTACCGCAATCCCTTCGTCGACGTGCGGGTCTTCGAGGTCGACCACCCCGCCACCCAGGCGTGGAAGCGCGAGCGCCTCGCGAGCGCCGCCATCCCGATTCCCGAGCACCTCACCTTCGCCCCCGTGGACTTCGAGTCGCAGACGATCGAGGAGGGGCTGCGCGCGGTGGACTTCCAGTGGGATCAGCCCGCGCTCTTCTGCTGGCTGGGGGTGACCTACTACCTGACCCTCGAGGCCTTCCAGAACACCCTCGCCTTCCTGGCCGCGCGGCACCCGGGCAGCGGGCTGGTCCTCGATTACATCCTCGATTGGGAGCGGCTGAATGAGCGGGAGCAGCGCACCCTGGAGCGGACGTCGGAACGGGTCGCTTCCATGGGCGAGCCCTTCAAGACATTCTTCACCCCGGAGCAGATGGAGGCCCACCTGACGAAGGCGGGCTTCACGGGCCTCGAGGACATCGGGAGCCAGGGCATCAACGCCCGCTACTTCACGCACCGCACCGATGATCTGGCCCTGAACAACTGGGTCGGGCGTCTGGTCAGTGCGTGGCGCCCCGTGGGTTGA
- a CDS encoding DUF5953 family protein, with product MAFTQNTLSIHVYAPALMDDDRRHVAVVHAMERATPGLRLEWTVSDEHELLPLPQRDTWLAQARRNGGFPLVCNNDRSHPVTIFGVAESASFGPGGQALLEVHAELPLEESGLAAVADILEGIAEGARAFWGHATPFEASVEISRQTRDPVRKPGVSPRGLPALKLPEQIPAPEIPHRLGWLNYWSPATAEAIGFPDPARDTELLSRARRTATGAWVVQLTDAPLDLDNPAQLDALKRAYDRFPEIGGRAAP from the coding sequence ATGGCATTCACACAAAACACCTTGAGCATTCATGTCTACGCGCCCGCCCTGATGGACGATGACCGCCGTCATGTCGCCGTTGTTCATGCCATGGAACGCGCGACCCCTGGCTTGCGCCTGGAGTGGACCGTCTCTGACGAGCATGAACTCCTCCCCCTACCGCAGCGCGATACGTGGCTCGCTCAGGCCAGAAGGAACGGGGGCTTTCCGCTCGTCTGCAACAATGACCGGAGCCATCCCGTGACGATCTTCGGTGTGGCGGAGTCGGCGAGCTTCGGACCCGGTGGCCAGGCGCTGCTCGAAGTTCACGCGGAACTGCCCCTGGAAGAATCAGGACTCGCGGCGGTGGCGGACATCCTGGAAGGCATCGCGGAAGGTGCTCGCGCGTTCTGGGGGCATGCGACCCCATTCGAAGCGAGCGTGGAAATCTCGCGGCAAACGAGGGATCCGGTGCGCAAGCCAGGGGTTTCTCCCCGAGGGCTCCCAGCGCTCAAGCTCCCAGAGCAAATCCCCGCACCTGAGATTCCGCACCGCCTGGGGTGGCTGAATTACTGGTCACCCGCTACCGCGGAGGCCATCGGCTTTCCGGACCCGGCCCGCGACACGGAGCTGCTGTCACGCGCTCGGCGTACCGCGACGGGCGCGTGGGTCGTGCAACTCACGGATGCACCGCTTGACCTGGACAACCCCGCTCAATTGGACGCGCTCAAAAGGGCCTACGACCGCTTCCCGGAGATTGGCGGGCGCGCAGCCCCTTGA
- a CDS encoding M28 family peptidase, producing the protein MGERRMKKGWIAGGSLAVLCLGGLAAGVLETGRAPATASARACTPVPVAPERLKEHVRQLSETFVPRDHAHPENLERTAVYLTEALTRAGGHVRSEPYTVAGRPYRNVIARFGPEEGERLVIGAHYDAAEGAPGADDNASGVAGLLELATWLGAHPPALRVDLVGFTLEEPPHFREPTQGSKVHARGLRERGERVRAMISLESLGYFSDAPDSQEYPVAALKWRYPREGHFIAVVGRADDEALVSTVHGALRAEPGLATEALAAPRGLTGVDFSDHASFWDEGYPAVMVTDTALFRNPHYHTGQDTWERLDYARMARVVQGVQCAVEALTAPAP; encoded by the coding sequence ATGGGGGAGCGCCGCATGAAGAAGGGGTGGATCGCCGGGGGGAGTCTCGCGGTCCTGTGTCTGGGGGGCCTCGCCGCCGGGGTCCTCGAGACGGGGCGCGCGCCCGCCACCGCCTCGGCGCGCGCGTGTACGCCCGTCCCGGTGGCGCCCGAGCGCCTGAAGGAGCACGTGCGCCAGTTGAGCGAGACCTTCGTGCCGCGCGACCACGCGCATCCGGAGAACCTGGAGCGCACGGCCGTCTACCTCACCGAGGCGCTCACGCGCGCCGGGGGCCACGTGCGCTCCGAGCCGTACACGGTGGCGGGGCGGCCCTACCGCAACGTCATCGCCCGCTTCGGACCGGAGGAGGGCGAGCGGCTCGTCATCGGCGCGCACTACGACGCGGCCGAGGGCGCGCCCGGGGCGGACGACAACGCCAGCGGGGTGGCGGGCCTGCTGGAGCTCGCGACCTGGCTCGGCGCGCATCCGCCCGCCCTGCGGGTGGACCTGGTGGGCTTCACCCTGGAGGAGCCGCCCCACTTCCGCGAGCCCACGCAGGGCAGCAAGGTGCACGCCCGGGGCCTGCGCGAGCGGGGAGAGCGCGTGCGCGCGATGATCAGCCTGGAGAGCCTGGGCTACTTCTCCGACGCGCCCGACAGCCAGGAGTACCCGGTGGCGGCGCTCAAGTGGCGCTATCCCCGCGAGGGCCACTTCATCGCCGTGGTGGGCCGCGCGGACGACGAGGCCCTCGTCTCCACGGTGCACGGCGCGCTGCGGGCCGAGCCGGGCCTCGCCACCGAGGCCCTGGCCGCGCCGCGCGGGCTCACGGGCGTGGACTTCTCCGACCACGCGAGCTTCTGGGACGAGGGCTACCCGGCCGTCATGGTCACCGACACCGCCCTGTTCCGCAATCCGCACTACCACACGGGCCAGGACACCTGGGAGCGCCTGGACTACGCGCGCATGGCCCGCGTGGTCCAGGGCGTCCAGTGCGCCGTGGAGGCCCTCACCGCTCCGGCGCCTTGA
- a CDS encoding DUF6310 domain-containing protein, which yields MEAARCERDLAAACGYHFVIGVRSDAHKKLLEALLPGFNIVLMTWC from the coding sequence GTGGAGGCGGCGCGGTGTGAGCGTGATCTCGCAGCGGCCTGCGGCTATCATTTTGTCATCGGCGTTCGCTCCGATGCACACAAGAAACTGTTGGAAGCGCTGTTGCCCGGTTTCAACATCGTCCTCATGACGTGGTGCTGA
- a CDS encoding RidA family protein — protein MSSTLTTYHHGVEWEEANGVSQAYRVGGTLYIAGQFSHDMSGAFIGEGDIEAQTEQTLRNLDRVLAGFNVTRNQLAEVIVYLTHPQEHAARCIAVWKKYIGAHRPAGTLIGVTGLAFPHQLVEIRAVAHLP, from the coding sequence ATGTCGAGCACCCTCACCACCTACCACCACGGCGTCGAATGGGAGGAGGCCAACGGCGTCAGCCAGGCCTACCGCGTCGGCGGCACCCTCTACATCGCGGGCCAGTTCTCCCATGACATGAGCGGCGCGTTCATCGGGGAAGGGGACATCGAGGCCCAGACCGAGCAGACGCTGCGCAACCTCGACCGCGTCCTGGCGGGCTTCAACGTCACGCGCAACCAGCTCGCCGAGGTCATCGTCTACCTGACCCACCCCCAGGAGCACGCCGCGAGGTGCATCGCCGTGTGGAAGAAGTACATCGGCGCGCACCGGCCCGCCGGCACGCTCATTGGCGTCACGGGGCTGGCGTTCCCCCACCAACTGGTGGAAATCCGCGCCGTGGCGCACCTGCCCTGA
- a CDS encoding LysR family transcriptional regulator: protein MRTNLNDISVFMAVVDAGSFVAGGQALGLTRSAAGKAVMRLEDRLGVRLLHRTTRTLSLTDEGRAFYDRGLRIFAEIEDAEASVARRAGTPRGVLRLTVPDAFGRRVLMPLVMKYLRAWPDVQVEVSFTDRVVDLIEEGFDLAVRIGVTDPDSRLVSRVIARYPVLLCAAPSYLAERGVPEDAEDLARHDCLVFSSATRRQGWRVRGDEGAWVKVSGRSRLRLDSGEALRDAAVAGAGIALLPDFLVAEDLAAGRLTRVLADRDVGEAKIVTLYPTRRLLEPRVRRFLDLLTQELEPLKAPER, encoded by the coding sequence GTGCGCACCAACCTCAACGACATCTCCGTGTTCATGGCCGTCGTCGACGCCGGCAGCTTCGTGGCCGGTGGGCAGGCGCTGGGCCTGACGCGCTCGGCGGCGGGCAAGGCCGTGATGCGGCTGGAGGATCGGCTCGGGGTGCGCCTGCTGCACCGCACCACCCGGACGCTGAGCCTCACCGACGAGGGCCGGGCCTTCTACGACCGGGGCCTGCGCATCTTCGCGGAGATCGAGGACGCCGAGGCCAGTGTGGCCCGTCGCGCCGGGACGCCGCGCGGCGTGTTGCGGCTGACCGTGCCGGATGCCTTCGGACGGCGGGTGCTCATGCCCCTGGTGATGAAGTACCTGCGCGCCTGGCCAGACGTGCAGGTCGAGGTGAGCTTCACCGACCGCGTGGTGGATCTCATCGAGGAGGGCTTCGACCTGGCGGTGCGCATCGGGGTCACGGATCCGGACTCGCGGCTGGTCTCCCGCGTTATCGCCCGCTACCCGGTGCTGCTCTGCGCGGCGCCGTCCTACCTCGCCGAGCGGGGCGTGCCGGAAGACGCCGAGGACCTGGCGCGCCATGACTGCCTGGTGTTCAGCAGCGCCACCCGGCGGCAGGGCTGGCGTGTCCGGGGCGACGAGGGCGCCTGGGTGAAGGTGTCCGGACGCAGCCGCCTGCGGCTCGACAGTGGCGAGGCCCTCCGGGACGCGGCCGTGGCCGGGGCGGGCATCGCGCTGCTCCCCGACTTCCTCGTGGCCGAGGACCTCGCCGCCGGCCGCCTCACGCGGGTGCTCGCGGACCGGGACGTCGGCGAGGCGAAGATCGTGACGCTCTACCCGACCCGGCGGCTGTTGGAACCGCGCGTGCGGCGGTTCCTCGATCTGCTGACCCAGGAGCTGGAGCCCCTCAAGGCGCCGGAGCGGTGA
- a CDS encoding L-lactate dehydrogenase has protein sequence MPEHVNKVSIIGAGAVGATIAYAAMIRGVAKHFVLYDINRAKVDAEVLDLNHGLQFMPMATLVGSDDLAACANSDVVVITAGAKQQPGQTRLELAGANVELCRKLVPALMKVAPDALLLVVTNPVDVVTYVVQQLSGLPARRVFGSGTVLDSSRLRFLVARHLNLAVQNVHAFVAGEHGDSELALWSSATVGGQPLLNWSVPGRPALTEADRTRIFDDVRNAAYHIIRGKGATNYAIGLATAQILEAVLHHEQRVLPVSSRLEGYLGIDDVCMSVPSIVNRGGVEAVLELPVNDAEAQGLRHSADTIRKTIRALGF, from the coding sequence ATGCCAGAACATGTGAACAAGGTCTCCATCATCGGCGCGGGCGCGGTGGGCGCCACCATCGCCTACGCCGCGATGATCCGGGGGGTGGCCAAGCACTTCGTCCTCTACGACATCAACCGCGCCAAGGTGGACGCGGAGGTGTTGGATCTCAACCACGGGCTGCAATTCATGCCCATGGCCACGCTGGTGGGCTCGGATGACCTGGCCGCGTGCGCGAACTCGGACGTGGTGGTCATCACCGCCGGGGCCAAGCAGCAGCCGGGACAGACGCGGCTGGAGCTGGCGGGCGCGAACGTGGAGCTGTGCCGCAAGCTCGTGCCCGCCTTGATGAAGGTGGCGCCCGACGCCCTGCTGCTCGTGGTCACCAACCCCGTGGACGTGGTGACGTACGTGGTGCAGCAGCTCAGCGGACTGCCCGCCCGGCGGGTGTTCGGCAGCGGCACCGTGCTGGACTCCTCCCGGCTGCGCTTCCTCGTGGCGCGCCACCTGAACCTGGCCGTGCAGAACGTGCACGCCTTCGTCGCCGGGGAGCACGGGGACTCGGAGCTCGCCCTGTGGAGCTCGGCCACCGTGGGCGGCCAGCCCCTGCTCAACTGGTCCGTGCCCGGGCGCCCGGCGCTCACGGAGGCGGATCGCACCCGCATCTTCGATGACGTGCGCAACGCCGCCTACCACATCATCCGGGGCAAGGGCGCCACGAACTACGCCATCGGCCTGGCCACGGCGCAGATCCTCGAGGCGGTGCTGCACCATGAGCAGCGCGTGCTGCCGGTGAGCTCCCGCCTGGAGGGCTACCTGGGCATCGACGACGTGTGCATGAGCGTGCCCAGCATCGTCAACCGCGGCGGCGTGGAGGCGGTGCTGGAGCTGCCCGTGAACGACGCCGAGGCCCAGGGCTTGCGGCACAGCGCCGACACCATCCGCAAGACGATCCGCGCGCTGGGTTTCTGA
- a CDS encoding MlaC/ttg2D family ABC transporter substrate-binding protein, with amino-acid sequence MDDTTGPEVLLEELTANVLRQIQADPSIQKGDLNAIIKLVNEKILPYGDFERTTRLVMGRNWLKATPTQRAEITEQFKLLLIQTYAGALARVRDPKISYGPLRVPHDATDVVVYAQVLDQGQVAALDYRMAKTPNGWRVYDMNMLGAWLVPAYRQQFGEQIAQHGIDGLLQFLKRRNASLANP; translated from the coding sequence ATGGACGACACGACTGGACCCGAAGTTCTGCTCGAAGAGCTCACCGCCAATGTGCTGCGCCAGATCCAGGCCGACCCTTCCATCCAGAAGGGAGACCTCAACGCGATCATCAAGCTCGTCAATGAAAAAATCCTGCCGTATGGCGACTTCGAGCGGACCACGCGTCTGGTGATGGGACGCAACTGGCTCAAGGCCACTCCAACGCAGCGGGCTGAAATCACCGAGCAGTTCAAACTGTTGCTGATTCAGACCTATGCCGGGGCGCTCGCACGGGTGCGTGATCCGAAAATCTCGTACGGGCCCCTGCGCGTGCCGCACGATGCGACCGATGTGGTCGTGTACGCCCAGGTGCTGGACCAGGGCCAGGTCGCCGCGCTCGATTACCGGATGGCGAAAACGCCTAACGGCTGGCGTGTCTATGACATGAACATGCTGGGCGCGTGGTTGGTGCCGGCGTACCGGCAGCAATTCGGCGAACAGATCGCACAGCACGGCATCGACGGCCTGCTCCAGTTCCTGAAGCGGCGCAACGCGAGTCTGGCGAACCCGTAG
- a CDS encoding DUF3592 domain-containing protein, whose product MRSPPPLVLLMVALVGLPLLAANGLLFHIMARQYLSASHPGASGLITRSEVVRVGKNSHGFEVRYTYEVQGVAYESTRYRYAAWGSSNKGRVEDFARRFPVGAQVPVFYDPESPGEAVLITGVDGMYLFLLLFLNTFNMGMLMWVRQLLRGEDDELSPLAMGIAAVGGASFVMSFVLAALTWVDTSLVSPVLAWGVVLATGVYFARKQRAKLAARESSQSAPRRQTHLGADGPRR is encoded by the coding sequence ATGCGCTCTCCGCCCCCCTTGGTTCTGTTGATGGTCGCCCTCGTGGGGCTCCCCCTGCTGGCGGCCAATGGACTGCTCTTCCACATCATGGCGCGTCAGTACCTCTCGGCGTCCCATCCCGGCGCCTCGGGCCTCATCACGCGCAGCGAGGTGGTGCGCGTCGGCAAGAACTCCCACGGCTTCGAGGTTCGCTACACGTATGAGGTCCAGGGCGTTGCCTACGAGAGCACGCGGTATCGCTACGCCGCGTGGGGCTCCTCGAACAAGGGCAGGGTGGAGGACTTCGCGCGGCGCTTTCCCGTGGGGGCGCAGGTCCCGGTGTTCTACGACCCGGAGTCGCCTGGGGAGGCGGTGCTCATCACCGGCGTCGATGGGATGTACCTCTTCCTGCTGCTGTTCCTGAACACCTTCAACATGGGGATGCTCATGTGGGTGCGGCAGTTGCTGCGCGGCGAGGACGACGAGCTGAGCCCGCTGGCCATGGGAATCGCCGCCGTGGGGGGCGCCTCCTTCGTGATGAGCTTCGTGCTGGCGGCCTTGACGTGGGTCGATACGTCCCTGGTGTCCCCGGTGCTCGCGTGGGGGGTGGTTCTCGCCACGGGCGTGTATTTCGCGAGGAAGCAACGCGCGAAGCTGGCCGCGCGCGAGAGCAGTCAATCCGCGCCGCGCCGACAGACCCACCTCGGCGCGGATGGCCCCCGGCGGTAG
- a CDS encoding antibiotic biosynthesis monooxygenase family protein, with product MMNSQMRPLYAIVRFDLKAGELDTVVSLIREFFEKEVSQVPGFISAKLHSNEEGTVLINYATWASADAFQAFVTNVARVSPISRKLQAFSPRTDRVHEIAL from the coding sequence ATGATGAACAGCCAGATGCGTCCGCTCTACGCCATCGTCCGGTTCGACTTGAAGGCGGGAGAACTCGACACGGTGGTGTCCCTGATTCGGGAGTTCTTCGAGAAGGAAGTGAGCCAGGTTCCCGGTTTTATTTCCGCCAAACTTCATTCCAACGAAGAAGGCACCGTCTTGATCAACTACGCCACCTGGGCGTCGGCGGACGCCTTTCAGGCCTTCGTGACGAACGTGGCGAGGGTGTCTCCAATCTCCAGGAAGCTTCAAGCCTTCTCCCCGAGGACCGATCGCGTTCACGAGATCGCTCTGTGA